The following coding sequences are from one Camarhynchus parvulus chromosome 1, STF_HiC, whole genome shotgun sequence window:
- the SLC37A1 gene encoding glucose-6-phosphate exchanger SLC37A1, protein MAQLPPGIRFITSFSRDQWYRAFIFSLTFLLYASFHLSRKPISIVKGELHKHCASQVELDSYKEYAAQIQPVKKPFNASQCGWEPFDKSNYKQLLGALDYSFLCAYAVGMYLSGLIGERLPIRYYLTGGMLASGLFTAMFGLGYFYNVHNLWFYIVAQIANGLVQTTGWPSVVTCIGNWFGKGRRGLIMGVWNSHTSVGNILGSLIAAYWVSSCWGLSFVVPGLIVALMGVLCFLFLIEHPKDVSCSCTPSSSSKTFLNGASRCRIPMPTLNAKENGKPQDAEMQHLLSDSENCSVATGEGRHGTSAISFLGALRIPGVVEFSLCLLFAKLVSYTFLFWLPLYITNVEHLDAKRAGDLSTLFDVGGIFGGILAGLISDRLEKRASTCGMMLLLAAPTLYMFSAVSKMGLEATVVMLLISGALVNGPYALITTAVSADLGTHKSLKGNARALSTVTAIIDGTGSVGAALGPLLAGLISPSGWNNVFYMLMVADACALLLLLRLIQKELQCHADHTLFKEH, encoded by the exons ATGGCTCAGCTTCCTCCTGGGATCCGTTTCATCACTTCATTCTCACGGGATCAGTG GTATagagctttcattttctctctcaccTTCCTGCTGTATGCCAGCTTCCATCTCTCAAGGAAACCTATCAGTATAGTGAAG GGAGAGCTGCATAAGCATTGTGCAAGCCAAGTTGAACTTGACTCCTACAAGGAATATGCTGCCCAGATCCAGCCTGTCAAAAAGCCATTTAATGCCTCTCAGTGTGGATGGGAGCCATTTG ATAAGAGCAACTACAAACAGCTACTGGGAGCTCTGGATTACTCATTTTTGTGTGCATATGCAGTTGGGATGTATTTAAG TGGCCTCATCGGAGAGCGGCTGCCCATCCGCTACTACCTGACAGGAGGGATGCTGGCCAGTGGACTCTTCACTGCAATGTTTGGATTGGGTTATTTCTATAATGTGCATAATCTCTGGTTTTACATCGTGGCCCAG ATAGCCAATGGGCTGGTGCAAACCACTGGCTGGCCAAGTGTCGTTACATGTATTGGCAACTGGTTTGGAAAAGGAAG gagAGGTCTGATCATGGGAGTCTGGAATTCCCACACTTCAGTGGGCAATATCTTGGGATCCTTGATTGCTGCTTACTGGGTGTCCTCGTGCTGGGGTCTCTCCTTTGTGGTGCCTGGGCTCATCGTGGCTCTCATGGGGGTTCTTTGTTTCCTGTTCCTCATTGAAC atccTAAAGATGTCAGTTGCTCCTGCACACCATCTAGT agttcCAAAACCTTCCTGAACGGTGCCTCTCGGTGCAGGATCCCGATGCCAACCTTAAATGCGAAGGAAAATGGCAAACCTCag GATGCAGAGATGCAGCATTTACTCAGTGACAGTGAGAACTGCAGCGTGGCCACTGGGGAAGGAAGGCATGGGACATCAGCCATCAGCTTCCTTGGGGCCCTGAGGATACCT GGAGTTGTGGAGTTCTCTCTTTGTCTCCTGTTTGCAAAGCTGGTGAGCTACACTTTCCTCTTCTGGCTTCCCCTCTACATCACAAATGTGG AGCATCTTGATGCCAAAAGAGCTGGGGACCTTTCTACACTGTTTGATGTGGGTGGGATCTTTG GTGGCATCTTGGCAGGTCTGATTTCagacaggctggagaagagagCATCAACCTGTGGAATGATGTTGCTGCTTGCAGCACCCACA CTCTACATGTTCTCTGCAGTCAGTAAAATGGGCCTTGAGGCTACTGTGG TGATGCTGCTTATCAGTGGTGCCCTGGTGAATGGCCCTTATGCCCTGATCACCACTGCTGTCTCTGCTGACTTG GGTACCCACAAGAGCCTGAAGGGGAACGCGAGGGCCTTGTCCACGGTGACGGCCATCATCGACGGGACAGGATCTGTGG gtgcagctctggggcctcTCCTGGCTGGCCTTATTTCCCCTTCTGGTTGGAACAATGTGTTTTACATGCTCATGGTGGCAGACGCATGTGCCTTGCTA CTCTTACTCCGTCTTATCCAGAAGGAACTTCAGTGTCATGCAGATCACACCCT